One Thioclava electrotropha DNA segment encodes these proteins:
- a CDS encoding fumarylacetoacetate hydrolase family protein, protein MLNLETGRILPEDDARALLIGRVWSKAEGGPCVTVLRNGILHDLSHIAATVSGLLECDDLQACLRRDDLPVLGALEGFMSGEAGHLLAPIDLQAVKAAGVTFAESMLERVIEERAGGNLQAAQDIRAKLAPVIGENLRDISAGSEAAAKVKALLQEMGLWSQYLEVGIGPDAEIFTKAQPMSSVGCGTEIGIHPISDWNNPEPEIVLAIRSDGTILGATLGNDVNLRDVEGRSALLLGKAKDNNASCAIGPFLRIFDDHFTLADVETAVVTLRVRGTDGFEMAGESRMEAISRSPAELARQMLNRSHQYPDGAVLFLGTLFAPVQDRRAPGQGFTHETGDEVEIASPRLGTLVNRVARCDACPEWVFGSRALIANLVARGLGDRV, encoded by the coding sequence ATGCTCAATTTGGAAACGGGCCGTATTTTGCCCGAGGATGACGCACGCGCCCTGCTGATCGGCCGGGTCTGGTCGAAGGCGGAAGGCGGGCCCTGCGTAACCGTTCTGCGCAACGGAATCCTGCACGATCTTTCTCATATCGCAGCGACGGTTTCCGGGCTTCTGGAGTGCGACGATTTGCAAGCATGCCTGAGGCGCGACGATCTGCCGGTGCTCGGAGCTTTGGAGGGTTTCATGTCCGGCGAGGCCGGTCATCTCTTGGCGCCGATCGATCTTCAGGCGGTGAAGGCCGCGGGCGTCACCTTCGCTGAAAGTATGCTGGAGCGCGTGATCGAAGAACGCGCCGGCGGCAACCTTCAGGCCGCGCAGGACATTCGCGCCAAGCTTGCTCCGGTGATCGGTGAGAACCTGCGCGATATCTCTGCCGGATCGGAAGCCGCTGCGAAAGTGAAGGCACTGCTGCAGGAGATGGGCCTCTGGTCGCAATATCTCGAGGTCGGCATTGGTCCGGACGCAGAGATCTTCACGAAGGCCCAGCCCATGTCATCTGTCGGATGCGGTACCGAGATCGGCATCCACCCGATTTCGGACTGGAACAATCCCGAGCCCGAGATTGTGCTGGCGATCCGCTCGGATGGCACGATTCTTGGTGCGACGTTGGGCAATGACGTGAACCTGCGCGACGTCGAAGGTCGCTCGGCGCTCCTGCTCGGCAAGGCCAAGGATAACAATGCCTCCTGCGCGATCGGGCCGTTCCTGCGGATTTTCGACGACCATTTCACGCTCGCCGATGTCGAGACCGCGGTCGTCACTCTGCGCGTGCGCGGCACCGACGGGTTCGAGATGGCGGGTGAGAGCCGCATGGAGGCGATCAGCCGCTCGCCCGCCGAACTCGCCCGGCAGATGCTCAATCGCAGCCACCAATATCCCGACGGCGCGGTCCTGTTCCTCGGCACGCTTTTCGCGCCGGTGCAGGATCGCCGTGCGCCAGGGCAGGGCTTCACCCACGAGACCGGCGACGAGGTCGAGATTGCTTCGCCGCGGCTCGGGACTCTGGTGAACCGCGTCGCTCGCTGTGATGCCTGTCCCGAATGGGTCTTTGGCAGCCGCGCGCTGATTGCCAACCTGGTCGCCCGCGGCCTCGGCGACAGGGTGTAA
- a CDS encoding FadR/GntR family transcriptional regulator has product MDNEFEQIARTDHLPTRIATQFAKRIYDGVLKAGDKLPTEHAMSKTFGVSRTVVREAIAQLRNEGLVETRQGVGAFVVERKARQIRLEDGKKMDRHAFNDLYQVRVPLEMEAAALAAVNHTEAQMAALDAAMMGLSGIRDWGKSGVTADLDFHRIIAEATGNDYFVQFVTAISERISHVITIARAEGQLDDVIAWTIEEHGAICEAIRARNPAAARAAMQRHLVNSAERVGLQFEFVE; this is encoded by the coding sequence ATGGATAATGAGTTCGAGCAGATTGCCCGCACGGATCACCTGCCAACGCGGATCGCCACGCAGTTCGCCAAGCGGATTTATGATGGCGTGCTGAAAGCCGGTGACAAGCTGCCGACAGAGCATGCGATGTCCAAGACCTTCGGCGTGAGCCGCACCGTCGTGCGCGAAGCGATTGCGCAACTGCGCAACGAAGGGCTGGTCGAGACGCGACAGGGTGTCGGTGCCTTCGTGGTGGAGCGCAAAGCACGCCAGATCCGTCTCGAGGACGGCAAGAAGATGGACCGGCACGCCTTCAACGATCTCTATCAGGTGCGCGTGCCGCTGGAGATGGAAGCGGCTGCACTCGCAGCAGTGAACCACACCGAGGCCCAGATGGCGGCGCTCGACGCCGCGATGATGGGCCTGTCGGGTATTCGTGATTGGGGCAAGTCGGGCGTCACCGCCGATCTCGATTTCCACCGCATCATCGCCGAGGCGACGGGCAATGACTATTTCGTGCAATTCGTCACCGCGATCTCGGAGCGGATCAGCCATGTCATTACGATCGCGCGCGCCGAGGGGCAGCTCGACGATGTGATCGCGTGGACGATCGAAGAGCACGGGGCGATTTGCGAGGCCATTCGAGCGCGCAATCCCGCCGCGGCACGGGCCGCGATGCAGCGCCATCTGGTCAACTCCGCGGAGCGTGTCGGCCTGCAGTTCGAGTTCGTCGAGTAA
- a CDS encoding TRAP transporter small permease: MQKLIALFYRGLDILLALLLAGMALMVFLNVILRYAFDSGIAVSEEMSRFFFVWLTFIGAVVAHHHHMHMGMETVAAAFGRRGRMVLMGLSEIVIIGCSAVLFIGTWKQLPINMTMGAPVTMMPMGFVYGTGLFTGAGIILISLERLFRLLTGRMSDAEFARFAGQHHDAEDIEGRAS, encoded by the coding sequence ATGCAGAAACTTATCGCACTCTTCTACCGAGGCCTCGACATCCTGCTGGCGCTTCTGCTCGCCGGGATGGCTCTGATGGTCTTTCTCAATGTCATCCTGCGCTACGCGTTCGATAGCGGCATTGCCGTCTCGGAGGAAATGTCGCGCTTCTTCTTCGTCTGGCTGACCTTCATCGGCGCCGTCGTCGCACACCATCACCATATGCATATGGGCATGGAGACAGTGGCCGCGGCCTTCGGTCGTCGCGGACGCATGGTCCTGATGGGGCTGAGCGAGATCGTGATCATCGGCTGTTCGGCGGTGCTCTTTATCGGCACATGGAAGCAGCTGCCGATCAACATGACGATGGGCGCTCCGGTAACGATGATGCCGATGGGCTTTGTCTACGGCACCGGGCTGTTCACGGGTGCCGGGATCATCCTCATCTCGCTCGAGCGGCTCTTCCGGTTGCTGACCGGTCGGATGAGCGACGCCGAGTTCGCCCGCTTCGCAGGCCAACATCATGACGCTGAAGATATCGAGGGGCGTGCATCATGA
- a CDS encoding relaxase/mobilization nuclease domain-containing protein, whose protein sequence is MSYQFVHIECYSAAPRKVKGAPAQVNTAEQVFGEAMRVPRYSGHFAEPKAPTKLDGTTTLEELEALWTEKVETIRETVKSAKGTSYQRRLRRDAATLYTEIHSPPLSVEAFRRDEKGYRPQILSWAERVLTHFKRRVPKGTQWVAVLHLDEAHVHLHILAINVDDPKLDANKLHAGKRAAAEVRASCETPSAICSLPRPIPQALPPRPRKRALGKRPETIAHNKVHNATRLDAWRSDCRAVALRMPRRLRRGKKRTVPI, encoded by the coding sequence ATGAGCTATCAGTTCGTCCATATCGAATGTTACTCGGCCGCCCCGCGCAAAGTTAAGGGGGCGCCTGCGCAGGTGAACACGGCCGAGCAGGTCTTTGGCGAGGCGATGCGGGTGCCACGCTATTCGGGCCATTTCGCCGAGCCAAAGGCTCCCACCAAGCTTGACGGGACGACGACGCTCGAAGAACTCGAAGCGCTCTGGACCGAGAAAGTGGAGACGATCCGTGAGACCGTGAAAAGTGCGAAAGGCACGAGCTATCAGCGTCGGCTGCGCCGGGATGCGGCGACGCTTTACACGGAGATACACTCGCCCCCCCTTTCGGTGGAGGCCTTCAGGCGTGATGAGAAGGGCTATCGTCCGCAAATCCTCAGCTGGGCGGAACGGGTGCTTACGCATTTCAAAAGGCGCGTGCCCAAGGGAACTCAATGGGTGGCCGTGCTGCATCTCGATGAGGCCCACGTCCACCTCCACATCCTTGCGATCAATGTCGACGATCCGAAGCTCGATGCGAACAAGCTGCATGCGGGCAAGCGCGCAGCCGCGGAGGTGCGCGCCTCCTGCGAGACTCCTTCGGCCATTTGCTCTCTCCCGCGCCCCATCCCCCAGGCGCTTCCGCCGAGACCGCGCAAGCGGGCTCTTGGTAAACGACCGGAGACCATCGCGCACAACAAGGTACATAATGCCACGCGTCTCGATGCGTGGCGCTCGGACTGTCGCGCGGTGGCGCTGAGAATGCCAAGGCGCTTGCGGCGTGGAAAGAAGAGAACCGTGCCCATCTGA
- a CDS encoding SDR family oxidoreductase — MNTFDLSGKTALVTGSSRGLGRTFAEALAAAGAHVVLNGFDAARLEQTRKEMIEQGYDVSAAAFDVSDEAAVRAAFERLDAEGRTPDILVNNAGIQLRRPMLELSAADWQRVLDTNLTSAFLCGREAASRMIAKGGGKIINIGSLMSDLARVTVAPYTVAKGGVKMLTRSMAAEWAGSNIQANAIGPGYMMTDMTRPLQEDQDFDSWVRGRTPAGRWGKPEELQGAVVFLASSASDFVNGQILYIDGGMTAVL, encoded by the coding sequence ATGAACACATTCGATCTCTCAGGCAAAACCGCACTGGTCACCGGCTCGTCTCGCGGTCTGGGCAGAACCTTCGCGGAGGCGCTGGCGGCCGCGGGCGCGCACGTGGTGCTCAACGGGTTTGATGCCGCACGGCTCGAGCAGACTCGAAAGGAAATGATCGAACAAGGCTACGACGTGAGCGCCGCGGCCTTCGACGTCTCCGACGAGGCCGCCGTGCGCGCGGCGTTCGAGAGGCTCGACGCGGAGGGGCGCACCCCGGACATTCTGGTGAACAATGCCGGTATCCAGTTGCGCCGTCCGATGTTGGAACTGAGCGCGGCGGACTGGCAGCGCGTGCTCGATACCAACCTGACCTCTGCATTCCTTTGTGGCCGCGAAGCAGCTTCGCGGATGATCGCGAAAGGGGGCGGCAAGATCATCAATATCGGCTCGCTGATGAGCGACCTCGCCCGCGTCACGGTCGCGCCCTACACGGTCGCCAAAGGGGGCGTCAAAATGCTGACGCGGTCGATGGCGGCGGAGTGGGCCGGCTCGAACATTCAAGCGAACGCCATCGGACCCGGCTACATGATGACCGACATGACGCGCCCGCTTCAGGAAGATCAGGATTTCGACAGCTGGGTCCGCGGGCGCACACCCGCCGGGCGCTGGGGAAAGCCCGAGGAATTGCAGGGCGCGGTGGTATTTCTCGCCTCGTCGGCCTCGGATTTCGTGAACGGACAAATCCTCTACATCGACGGCGGCATGACGGCGGTTCTTTGA
- a CDS encoding TRAP transporter large permease has translation MTLVVFLVALIGAMAIGVPVAFALIFCGIALMEYLGMFNTQIIAQNMAIGANTFTLLAIPFFILAGELMNAGGLSRRIIDFAIACVGHIRGGLGIVAIMAAVILASISGSAAADSAALAAILLPMMSRAGYDVPRSAGLIAAGGVIAPVIPPSMAFIIFGVASNLSISKLFMAGIAPGVLMGTVLIVTWLFVARKDKAETLPRASWGEKGRAGMRAIWALGMPVIILGGIKFGVVTPTEAAVIATFYALFVGLFVYRELTLKSLPGVFIAAGRTTAAIMFLVCAALVSAWLITMANIPAELGSIIEPLIEHPKLLMAFIMVLIIMVGTALDLTPTILILTPVLLPLVQKAGIDPIYFGVMFIMNCCIGLLTPPVGVVLNVVSGVGRIPLGRVIIGVWPFLVAEILVLFVLVAFPQIVLVPAHWFY, from the coding sequence ATGACCCTCGTTGTCTTTCTTGTCGCGCTCATCGGCGCCATGGCCATCGGGGTTCCTGTTGCCTTCGCTCTGATCTTCTGCGGCATCGCGCTGATGGAATATCTGGGGATGTTCAACACCCAGATCATCGCCCAGAATATGGCGATCGGGGCGAATACCTTCACCCTTCTCGCGATCCCGTTCTTCATTCTCGCAGGCGAACTGATGAATGCCGGCGGGCTCTCGCGCCGGATCATCGACTTCGCGATCGCCTGCGTCGGGCATATCCGCGGCGGTCTGGGCATCGTCGCCATCATGGCGGCGGTGATCCTCGCCTCGATCTCTGGCTCGGCTGCCGCCGATAGTGCCGCACTCGCTGCGATCTTGCTGCCGATGATGAGCCGCGCCGGCTATGACGTGCCGCGTTCCGCCGGCCTGATCGCCGCAGGTGGCGTGATCGCGCCGGTCATCCCGCCCTCGATGGCCTTCATTATCTTCGGCGTCGCGAGCAACCTTTCGATCTCCAAGCTGTTCATGGCTGGCATCGCACCTGGTGTCCTGATGGGGACCGTGCTGATCGTCACTTGGCTCTTCGTTGCCCGGAAGGACAAGGCCGAGACGCTGCCGCGTGCCAGCTGGGGCGAGAAAGGCCGGGCAGGGATGCGCGCAATCTGGGCGCTTGGCATGCCGGTGATCATTCTCGGCGGTATCAAGTTCGGTGTCGTCACCCCGACCGAGGCTGCGGTGATCGCGACCTTCTATGCGCTCTTCGTCGGGCTCTTCGTCTATCGCGAACTCACCTTGAAATCCCTGCCGGGCGTGTTCATCGCGGCAGGTCGTACAACGGCGGCGATCATGTTCCTTGTCTGTGCCGCGCTGGTCTCGGCTTGGCTCATCACGATGGCGAATATCCCCGCCGAGCTCGGCAGCATCATCGAACCGCTGATCGAGCATCCGAAGCTGCTCATGGCCTTCATCATGGTGCTGATTATTATGGTCGGCACCGCCCTCGATCTCACGCCGACGATCCTGATCCTGACCCCGGTGCTCTTGCCGCTGGTGCAGAAGGCGGGGATCGATCCGATCTACTTCGGTGTGATGTTCATCATGAACTGCTGCATCGGACTTCTGACGCCGCCTGTCGGTGTCGTCCTCAACGTGGTCAGCGGGGTCGGGAGGATCCCCCTTGGCCGTGTGATCATCGGTGTCTGGCCCTTCCTCGTGGCCGAGATCCTGGTGCTCTTCGTTCTCGTGGCCTTTCCGCAGATCGTGCTCGTTCCGGCACATTGGTTCTACTGA
- the uxaC gene encoding glucuronate isomerase, producing the protein MVLLNKDRLLPADPGVRALARDLYDMIKDAPIISPHGHTDPRWYAQNEAFPDPAQLFVTPDHYVFRMLHSQGVPLEALGVPRVDGGETETDGRKIWRLFAEHYHLFRATPSRIWLDHAFETIFGFTERLSADTADMYYDRISEALQSPEMRPRALFEQFNIEVIATTESPLDDLKWHRMIRESGWGGRVITAYRPDPVVDPDFEGFAQNVETFCQLGGQSGTSFAAYLDAHRDRRAYFASFGATSTDHGHPSAATLNLDRAAAEALYDKVLAGKADAAEREAFRAQMLTEMAKLSCEDGLVMQIHPGSSRNHSDPILSRFGRDKGCDIPTRTDYVAALKPLLDAVGQTPELRVILFTLDETTYARELAPLAGVYPCLRLGPAWWFHDSFEGMWRYREMTTETAGFYNTVGFNDDTRAYLSIPARHDVARRVDAGFLANLVATGRLTEEEASEVINDLTHRLARQAYKL; encoded by the coding sequence ATGGTGCTGCTGAATAAAGATCGCCTGCTGCCAGCTGATCCGGGGGTTCGTGCCCTTGCGCGCGATCTCTATGACATGATCAAGGACGCCCCAATCATATCGCCCCATGGCCATACCGATCCGCGCTGGTATGCGCAGAACGAAGCCTTTCCCGATCCCGCCCAGCTTTTCGTGACGCCCGATCACTATGTGTTCCGGATGCTTCACAGCCAAGGCGTGCCGCTGGAAGCGCTTGGCGTGCCGCGCGTCGATGGCGGCGAGACGGAAACCGATGGCCGCAAGATCTGGCGGCTGTTCGCGGAACATTACCACCTGTTCCGCGCCACGCCCTCGCGGATCTGGCTGGACCATGCGTTCGAGACGATCTTCGGCTTCACCGAGCGGCTCAGCGCCGACACCGCGGACATGTATTACGATCGCATCTCGGAGGCGCTTCAGAGCCCGGAGATGCGCCCGCGCGCTTTGTTCGAGCAGTTCAATATCGAGGTGATCGCGACGACGGAAAGTCCGCTCGATGATCTGAAATGGCACCGGATGATCCGCGAAAGCGGGTGGGGCGGGCGCGTGATCACCGCCTATCGCCCCGATCCGGTGGTGGATCCCGATTTCGAAGGCTTCGCGCAGAATGTCGAGACGTTCTGCCAGCTTGGCGGGCAGTCGGGCACATCCTTCGCGGCCTATCTGGACGCCCATCGCGACCGGCGCGCCTATTTCGCGTCTTTCGGGGCGACCTCGACCGACCACGGTCATCCGAGTGCCGCGACGCTCAATCTGGATCGCGCCGCGGCGGAGGCGCTCTATGACAAGGTGCTCGCGGGGAAAGCGGATGCGGCGGAGCGCGAGGCGTTTCGCGCTCAGATGCTGACGGAGATGGCGAAGCTGTCCTGCGAGGATGGGTTGGTGATGCAAATCCATCCCGGCTCGTCGCGCAACCATTCCGATCCTATCCTGTCCCGCTTCGGGCGCGACAAGGGCTGCGATATCCCGACGCGCACCGATTATGTCGCCGCGCTCAAACCGCTTCTCGATGCGGTGGGGCAGACCCCCGAGCTGCGCGTCATCCTGTTCACACTCGACGAGACCACCTATGCGCGCGAGCTGGCGCCGCTGGCAGGGGTCTATCCCTGTCTGCGCCTCGGCCCCGCGTGGTGGTTCCACGACAGCTTCGAGGGCATGTGGCGCTATCGCGAGATGACCACCGAAACGGCGGGCTTCTACAACACGGTCGGCTTCAACGACGACACCCGTGCCTATTTGTCGATCCCCGCGCGCCACGACGTCGCGCGCCGGGTCGATGCCGGATTCCTTGCCAACTTGGTCGCCACCGGGCGGCTGACGGAGGAGGAAGCTTCTGAGGTCATCAACGACCTCACACACAGGCTTGCACGCCAAGCCTACAAGCTCTGA
- a CDS encoding aldehyde dehydrogenase (NADP(+)) yields MTFTPHGQHLIAGEWIGTDKTFSSDPAHGPSHEFCVGTVEMVNAACEAAEEAFWDYGYSSRETRAKFLETIADEIDARGEAITEIGTQESGLPEARLNGERGRTVGQLRLFASHIRNGDYLDRRHDEALPDRQPLPRPDLRMMQRPIGPVAVFGASNFPLAFSTAGGDTAAALAAGCPVVVKGHSAHPGTGEIVAEAIKAAVEKTGMPKGVFSLIQGGRRDVGQGLVQHPLIKAVGFTGSLGGGRALFDLCAQRPEPIPFFGELGSVNPMFLLPEAAKARGAEIGTGWAGSLTMGAGQFCTNPGIAVVEEGPAGDAFVAAAKEALSASGPQVMLTDGIAQAYRDGKDRFDTRNSVTPVLTTEQEGRNASPNLYETSAENYLQDHALGEEVFGPLGLVVRVSDPAQMVDLAKGFEGQLTATMHLDDGDAELARKLLPVLERKAGRVMANGFPTGVEVCDAMVHGGPYPASTNFGATSVGTLSIRRFLRPVCYQNIPEGVLPADLA; encoded by the coding sequence ATGACCTTCACCCCGCACGGACAACACCTGATCGCCGGCGAATGGATCGGCACCGACAAAACGTTCTCTTCCGACCCAGCCCATGGGCCGAGCCATGAGTTCTGCGTCGGCACGGTCGAGATGGTGAACGCGGCCTGCGAGGCAGCTGAGGAGGCATTCTGGGACTACGGCTATTCGAGCCGTGAGACCCGCGCCAAGTTCCTCGAGACTATCGCCGACGAGATCGACGCACGCGGCGAGGCGATCACCGAGATCGGCACGCAGGAAAGCGGTTTGCCCGAGGCGCGCCTGAATGGCGAGCGCGGGCGCACCGTGGGCCAGCTGCGTCTCTTTGCGAGCCACATCCGCAACGGCGACTATCTCGACCGCCGCCATGACGAGGCACTCCCCGATCGCCAGCCGCTGCCGCGCCCGGATCTGCGGATGATGCAGCGTCCGATCGGTCCGGTCGCGGTCTTCGGCGCGTCGAACTTCCCGCTGGCGTTTTCGACAGCGGGCGGCGACACCGCCGCCGCGCTGGCCGCAGGCTGCCCGGTCGTGGTGAAGGGCCACTCTGCCCATCCAGGCACCGGCGAAATCGTGGCCGAGGCGATCAAGGCCGCAGTCGAGAAGACCGGCATGCCCAAAGGCGTCTTCAGTCTGATCCAGGGCGGACGCCGTGACGTGGGGCAAGGGCTCGTGCAGCATCCGCTGATCAAGGCGGTGGGCTTCACCGGTAGCTTGGGCGGGGGCCGTGCGCTGTTCGATCTGTGTGCCCAACGCCCCGAGCCGATCCCCTTCTTCGGTGAACTCGGTTCGGTCAACCCGATGTTCCTGCTGCCCGAGGCCGCAAAGGCGCGCGGCGCCGAGATCGGCACCGGCTGGGCAGGCTCGCTGACGATGGGCGCGGGCCAGTTCTGCACCAACCCGGGCATCGCCGTGGTCGAGGAAGGCCCGGCAGGCGACGCCTTCGTCGCCGCCGCGAAAGAAGCGCTGTCGGCTTCCGGCCCGCAGGTCATGCTGACAGACGGCATCGCGCAGGCTTATCGCGACGGCAAGGACCGGTTCGATACCCGCAATTCCGTGACTCCGGTGCTGACGACCGAGCAAGAGGGCCGCAACGCCTCCCCGAACCTCTACGAGACGAGCGCCGAGAACTATCTGCAGGACCATGCGCTTGGCGAAGAAGTCTTCGGGCCGCTCGGTCTTGTGGTCCGGGTCTCTGATCCGGCACAGATGGTCGATCTTGCGAAGGGCTTCGAGGGCCAGCTGACAGCAACCATGCATCTCGATGACGGCGATGCGGAGCTTGCCCGCAAGCTGCTGCCGGTGCTCGAGCGCAAGGCGGGCCGCGTGATGGCCAACGGCTTCCCGACCGGCGTGGAGGTCTGTGACGCAATGGTCCATGGCGGGCCCTACCCGGCGTCCACGAACTTCGGCGCGACCAGCGTCGGCACGCTCTCGATCCGGCGCTTCCTGCGCCCGGTCTGCTACCAGAACATCCCCGAGGGCGTGCTGCCCGCGGACCTTGCGTGA
- a CDS encoding GntR family transcriptional regulator: protein MPAPLPLTQLDQNARMSVSDVVFEHLRQQVLGLSLPPGTKLSEVEVAKQMGVSRQPVRDAFYRLSKLGFLVIRPQRATTVSLISRDAVLQARFIRNALEVETVRVAVAALTDEDLAALRDLIEQQRAAMEKGEKTKFHELDDQFHREICTRAGLGFTWELIAENKGHMDRVRMLSLSFASRDAFDDHVKILSALESRDLDRATQAMRDHLSRILDQIDRIQDDHTELFEVAPHQS, encoded by the coding sequence ATGCCCGCGCCCCTGCCTTTGACCCAGCTTGATCAGAACGCACGCATGTCGGTCTCCGATGTCGTTTTCGAACATTTGCGCCAACAGGTTCTGGGGTTATCCCTGCCGCCGGGTACGAAGCTCTCGGAAGTGGAGGTCGCCAAGCAGATGGGCGTTTCGCGTCAGCCGGTGCGCGATGCCTTCTACCGTTTGTCGAAGCTCGGATTTCTGGTGATTCGACCTCAGCGCGCGACGACGGTGTCGCTGATTTCTCGCGATGCGGTGCTGCAAGCGCGCTTCATTCGCAACGCGCTCGAGGTTGAAACTGTGCGCGTCGCGGTCGCCGCATTGACCGATGAGGATCTCGCGGCGTTGCGCGATCTGATCGAGCAACAGCGTGCCGCAATGGAAAAGGGAGAGAAGACCAAATTCCACGAACTGGACGATCAGTTTCATCGCGAGATATGCACCCGGGCCGGGCTCGGCTTCACCTGGGAACTGATCGCCGAGAATAAGGGCCACATGGATCGCGTGCGGATGCTGTCGCTGTCTTTCGCCTCGCGCGATGCGTTCGACGATCACGTAAAGATTCTGAGCGCGCTCGAAAGCCGGGACCTTGACCGCGCGACACAGGCGATGCGCGATCACTTGTCGCGCATCCTCGATCAGATTGACCGCATTCAGGACGATCACACCGAGCTTTTCGAGGTCGCGCCTCACCAGAGCTGA
- a CDS encoding TRAP transporter substrate-binding protein → MKTKAIKAALLLGTMVAVASPAAAEFHDRTIRISNGVAENHPVHNGVDAMQQCLDDKTGGKMKLQAYWSGSLGGDLQATQALRSGTLDAVVTSSSPLVGIEPALGVFDLPFLFQTNEEAYAVMDGDFGKFLNDKLADKGLVNLAYWENGFRNVSNSKRPITKWEDLKGIKIRVMQNNIFLDTFDNLGANATPMAFGEVFSALETGAIDAQENPYVTIDTSKFYEVQKYISETKHAYTPFLFLFSKPIFDTFDPDEQDALRTCAVKGGSVERNVIQDLNKKSLEKMEKAGIKFNKVSPEELARMREKSQVVYDKHRDEIGGDVIDRVQKTIDGLRSEKKASSN, encoded by the coding sequence ATGAAAACCAAGGCAATTAAAGCAGCGCTTCTGCTTGGCACGATGGTAGCGGTCGCAAGCCCTGCCGCAGCCGAATTCCACGACCGCACGATCCGGATTTCCAACGGTGTCGCCGAGAACCACCCGGTGCATAATGGCGTCGATGCGATGCAGCAGTGTCTTGACGACAAGACCGGCGGCAAGATGAAGCTTCAGGCTTACTGGAGCGGTTCGCTTGGCGGCGACCTTCAGGCGACCCAGGCGCTTCGCTCAGGCACGCTCGACGCGGTGGTGACCTCGTCCTCGCCGCTTGTCGGGATCGAACCAGCGCTCGGTGTGTTTGATCTGCCGTTCCTGTTCCAGACCAACGAGGAAGCCTACGCCGTCATGGATGGCGATTTCGGCAAGTTCCTGAATGACAAGCTGGCCGACAAAGGGCTGGTCAACCTCGCCTATTGGGAGAACGGGTTCCGTAACGTGTCGAACTCGAAGCGTCCGATCACCAAGTGGGAAGACCTCAAGGGCATCAAGATCCGCGTGATGCAGAACAATATCTTCCTTGACACCTTCGACAATCTCGGTGCCAACGCGACGCCGATGGCCTTCGGCGAAGTGTTCTCTGCACTGGAGACCGGCGCGATCGATGCACAGGAAAACCCCTATGTCACGATCGACACTTCGAAGTTCTACGAAGTGCAGAAATATATCAGCGAGACGAAGCACGCGTATACGCCCTTCCTCTTCCTGTTCTCGAAGCCGATCTTCGATACGTTCGATCCCGACGAACAGGATGCGCTGCGCACCTGTGCAGTCAAGGGCGGCTCAGTCGAGCGCAACGTGATCCAGGATCTCAACAAGAAATCGCTCGAGAAGATGGAAAAGGCCGGGATCAAGTTCAACAAAGTCTCGCCTGAAGAGCTGGCTCGCATGCGTGAGAAGTCGCAGGTCGTCTACGACAAGCACCGCGACGAAATCGGTGGCGACGTCATCGATCGGGTGCAGAAGACGATCGACGGGCTTCGCTCCGAGAAGAAAGCGAGCAGCAACTGA